Within the Suricata suricatta isolate VVHF042 unplaced genomic scaffold, meerkat_22Aug2017_6uvM2_HiC HiC_scaffold_61432, whole genome shotgun sequence genome, the region ACCTCCTTGTTTCTCAGAGTATAGATGAGGGGGTTGAGAGTAGGGCTCAACATGGTGTACAACACACCGGCCACCTTGCTCTTCTCTGCACTGTAGCTGGAGACAGGGCTGATGTAAGCATAGAAGACGGCAGTATAGTACATACACACCACAATGAGGTGGGAAGAGCAGGTGGAAAAggcttttttcctcccctccacaGTCCGCATCTTAAGAATGCTAGAGATGATAAAGCCATATGACACGATGGTCATCAGGAAGTTCAATATGCCATAAAAGGCATCAGCCAGGACAATCATGATGCTGTTCACATAGGTGGAACTACAGGAGAGAAGCAACAGAGGAGGGGCCTCACAGAAAAAATGGGTAATGATGTTGGGGCCACAGAAATTCAACCGCAGCATCAGCCCAGTATGGATGG harbors:
- the LOC115285266 gene encoding olfactory receptor 13A1-like; translated protein: CHPLHYSTLMSKAICSKLATGVWVLCAFNTAIHTGLMLRLNFCGPNIITHFFCEAPPLLLLSCSSTYVNSIMIVLADAFYGILNFLMTIVSYGFIISSILKMRTVEGRKKAFSTCSSHLIVVCMYYTAVFYAYISPVSSYSAEKSKVAGVLYTMLSPTLNPLIYTLRNK